In Brevundimonas subvibrioides, a genomic segment contains:
- a CDS encoding SRPBCC family protein, with protein MSLAKSLLPDLPALLPHRLDLTRVFDAPRPLVWAAWTRPEMRVHWLGPVEWPMVWGTNDLRVGGQWRACLRSVETGADLWQGGHYREIDEPRRLVFTFRWDESHEDGPPAETLVTVDLHETADGRTRMDFTHEGLKSERSLAGHTHGWTSTMDRLEAWLAANPD; from the coding sequence ATGTCGCTGGCCAAAAGTCTCCTGCCCGACCTGCCGGCTCTGCTGCCGCACCGCCTCGACCTGACGCGTGTCTTCGATGCGCCGCGTCCTCTGGTCTGGGCCGCCTGGACCCGGCCCGAGATGCGGGTCCACTGGCTGGGTCCGGTCGAATGGCCGATGGTCTGGGGAACCAACGACCTGCGGGTGGGCGGACAATGGCGCGCCTGCCTCCGGTCCGTCGAGACCGGCGCGGACCTCTGGCAGGGGGGACACTACCGCGAGATCGACGAGCCCCGACGCCTGGTCTTTACCTTCAGGTGGGACGAGAGCCATGAAGACGGTCCTCCCGCAGAGACGCTGGTGACCGTCGATCTGCACGAAACCGCCGACGGCCGCACCCGGATGGACTTCACCCATGAGGGCCTGAAGTCCGAACGAAGTCTGGCCGGCCACACCCATGGCTGGACCTCGACAATGGACCGGCTGGAGGCCTGGCTCGCCGCCAATCCCGACTGA
- the recO gene encoding DNA repair protein RecO: MEFHEEAFVLSARAHGDTGVVVDLLTETHGRHAAYVAGGASRRMKPFLQAGARVIADYRARTSDHLGSARLEPVGEGPSALFDDGLALTGLAAAAAVAQGALPEREPHPGAFLAFEALMSAFRIPSVWPAIFVRFEAGLLEDLGFGLDLSRCAVTGSMDDLIWVSPRTGRAVSSDAGAPYAGKLLKLPPFMLGAQAGLRDGDVRAGLDLTGHFLEQFVFHPQNRPLPEARVWMIDKLAEQGRL; encoded by the coding sequence ATGGAGTTCCACGAAGAAGCCTTCGTCCTGTCGGCGCGGGCCCATGGCGACACGGGCGTCGTGGTCGACCTGCTGACCGAGACTCACGGACGGCATGCCGCCTATGTGGCCGGAGGGGCGTCGCGCCGTATGAAGCCCTTCCTGCAGGCTGGTGCGCGGGTCATCGCCGACTACCGGGCCCGGACGTCCGATCATCTGGGGTCGGCGCGGCTGGAACCGGTGGGGGAGGGACCGAGCGCCCTGTTCGACGATGGCCTGGCCCTGACAGGCCTCGCGGCCGCCGCGGCGGTCGCCCAGGGCGCCCTGCCGGAGCGCGAGCCGCATCCCGGGGCCTTCCTGGCGTTCGAGGCCCTGATGTCGGCCTTCCGGATCCCCTCGGTCTGGCCGGCGATCTTCGTACGGTTCGAGGCTGGGCTGCTGGAGGATCTGGGGTTTGGGCTCGATCTGTCGCGCTGTGCCGTCACCGGTTCGATGGACGATCTGATCTGGGTCAGTCCCCGGACCGGTCGGGCTGTGAGTTCAGATGCGGGGGCACCCTATGCCGGCAAGTTATTGAAACTTCCGCCCTTCATGCTGGGTGCGCAAGCTGGATTGCGGGACGGCGACGTGCGCGCGGGTCTGGATCTGACCGGGCATTTCCTGGAGCAGTTCGTCTTCCATCCCCAGAACCGGCCACTCCCGGAAGCGCGGGTCTGGATGATCGACAAGCTGGCAGAGCAGGGCCGTCTTTAG
- a CDS encoding flavodoxin family protein: protein MRAVILSCTLKASPEPSNTEALAKVVSAELRKAGAEVEMIRLVDHDIRPGVTADEGRGDGWPAIDARLKAADIIVFATPTWLGQMSSVCLRALERMDAWFEETDDSGRPVAFGKVAGVVVTGNEDGAHNIVATVCQGLIDMGFTIPGQSWTYWHLGPGPGPDYSETDQGHDYSDRVGRNAARNLIAVAKAITPETYPVPEGGA, encoded by the coding sequence ATGCGCGCCGTCATTCTCAGCTGCACCCTCAAGGCTTCGCCGGAGCCTTCCAACACCGAAGCCCTGGCCAAAGTCGTCTCGGCCGAACTCCGGAAGGCTGGCGCAGAAGTGGAGATGATCCGCCTGGTCGATCACGATATTCGGCCCGGCGTGACCGCCGATGAGGGCAGGGGAGACGGCTGGCCCGCAATCGACGCGAGGCTGAAAGCCGCCGACATCATCGTGTTCGCGACTCCGACATGGCTGGGTCAGATGTCCAGCGTCTGCCTGCGCGCGCTGGAGCGGATGGATGCCTGGTTCGAAGAAACCGATGACAGCGGCCGACCTGTCGCCTTCGGCAAGGTCGCGGGCGTCGTGGTGACCGGGAACGAGGACGGTGCCCACAACATCGTCGCCACGGTCTGCCAGGGACTGATCGATATGGGATTCACCATCCCCGGGCAGAGCTGGACCTACTGGCACCTCGGACCAGGTCCGGGACCGGACTACTCCGAGACCGACCAGGGGCATGACTATTCCGACCGCGTGGGCCGGAATGCCGCCCGCAACCTGATCGCCGTCGCCAAGGCCATCACGCCGGAAACCTATCCGGTTCCGGAAGGCGGCGCGTAG
- a CDS encoding serine hydrolase domain-containing protein: MFHVPRTSGAHPRLVLSLIGAVLLVGGAALTAVLTARPMPTPSSYRAALPERPPVEVVESLPLLASRLRAEADAGRFMGAVLVARGDEVLFRQAYGTADVATGAPNRITSRFRLASVSKQFTAAALLKLQDEGRLSIGDPVCKWIQPCPAAWAPIRLSHLLSHTSGIPDLMARPGWGDRRVTPATLNELTEDSKVFDLSFTPGSKLAYDNAGFNLAAAIVEKASGMAFPDYLRATFFEPLGMQDTGFDDDSDLGIVTGHATFPAGLTAQRQPNVSIVAGAGALYSTLDDMLVWERALHGGHVLTPFSYAQMIADHAPADQPRERSGLPHRAWGYGLMANRLGQRVTPAFQDWEIYHTGSWSGFRNLVTWQPDTRVAVIVLSNNYHQQPQVLLISQQGMAEALGHPFPTALADHEGRAIPPS; the protein is encoded by the coding sequence ATGTTCCATGTTCCGCGTACGTCGGGGGCCCATCCCCGTCTCGTTCTCAGCCTGATCGGCGCGGTTCTGCTGGTGGGCGGTGCCGCCCTGACTGCGGTCCTGACGGCACGGCCGATGCCCACGCCGTCGTCCTATCGGGCCGCTCTGCCCGAACGCCCGCCCGTCGAGGTCGTCGAGTCGCTGCCGCTGCTGGCATCCCGCCTGCGAGCCGAGGCGGATGCCGGTCGGTTCATGGGGGCTGTTCTGGTGGCGCGCGGCGACGAGGTGCTTTTCCGACAGGCCTACGGCACCGCCGACGTCGCGACAGGCGCGCCGAACCGGATCACGTCCCGGTTCCGTCTGGCGTCCGTATCCAAGCAATTCACGGCAGCGGCCCTCCTGAAACTGCAGGACGAGGGCAGGCTGTCGATCGGCGATCCGGTCTGCAAATGGATCCAGCCGTGTCCCGCCGCCTGGGCTCCGATCCGGCTGAGCCACCTCTTGTCGCACACCTCCGGCATCCCGGACCTGATGGCGCGACCCGGCTGGGGCGATCGCCGGGTCACGCCGGCGACGCTGAACGAACTGACGGAGGATTCAAAGGTATTCGACCTGTCGTTCACGCCGGGATCGAAGCTGGCCTATGACAATGCCGGGTTCAATCTGGCCGCGGCCATCGTCGAGAAGGCCAGCGGCATGGCATTTCCGGACTATCTGCGAGCCACCTTCTTCGAGCCGCTCGGCATGCAGGACACCGGGTTCGACGACGACAGCGATCTCGGCATCGTCACCGGCCATGCGACCTTCCCGGCCGGGCTGACGGCCCAGCGCCAGCCGAATGTGTCGATCGTGGCCGGGGCGGGTGCGCTGTATTCGACGCTGGACGACATGCTGGTCTGGGAGCGGGCGCTGCACGGCGGCCATGTGCTGACGCCTTTCAGCTACGCCCAGATGATCGCCGACCACGCGCCGGCGGACCAGCCGAGGGAAAGAAGCGGCTTGCCGCATCGCGCCTGGGGGTACGGACTGATGGCCAATCGCCTCGGCCAGCGGGTGACGCCGGCCTTTCAGGACTGGGAAATCTATCACACCGGAAGCTGGTCGGGCTTTCGCAATCTGGTGACCTGGCAGCCGGACACCCGGGTTGCGGTGATTGTGCTGTCGAACAACTACCACCAGCAGCCCCAGGTTCTGCTGATTTCGCAGCAAGGGATGGCCGAGGCGCTTGGGCACCCCTTCCCGACAGCCCTGGCCGATCATGAGGGCAGGGCTATCCCGCCCTCATGA
- the rnc gene encoding ribonuclease III, with amino-acid sequence MANARADAVAALVDRIGYVFRDPALLERALTHSSVGEGADKAAGKPARHNERLEFLGDRVLGLLVAQRLHHDFPAADEGELSARLHALVDKHACGRVGEALGIGEALRLSPGESKSGGRRKEGVVADAVEALLAAVFLDGGLDAARAMFDRAWDQELSSPAPRALNNPKSALQEWAQGQGRPLPAYRVASQTGSDHAPTFTVEVSIEGVEPLTARGRSRQDAEKAAATALLQREGVI; translated from the coding sequence ATGGCGAATGCCCGCGCCGATGCGGTGGCCGCTCTGGTCGACCGCATCGGCTACGTCTTCCGCGACCCCGCCCTGCTGGAGCGGGCCCTGACCCATTCCAGCGTGGGCGAGGGGGCCGACAAGGCCGCGGGCAAGCCCGCGCGCCACAATGAACGGCTGGAATTTCTGGGCGACCGGGTGCTGGGTCTGCTGGTCGCCCAGCGCCTTCACCACGACTTTCCGGCGGCAGACGAGGGCGAACTGTCCGCGCGTTTGCACGCCCTGGTCGACAAGCACGCCTGCGGCCGGGTGGGTGAAGCCCTCGGGATCGGCGAGGCCCTTCGCCTGTCGCCCGGCGAGAGCAAGAGCGGAGGCCGCCGCAAGGAAGGCGTCGTGGCCGATGCGGTCGAAGCCCTGCTGGCAGCGGTGTTCCTCGATGGCGGCCTGGATGCGGCCCGCGCGATGTTCGACCGGGCCTGGGACCAGGAACTGTCCTCGCCCGCGCCGCGTGCCCTGAACAATCCGAAATCCGCGCTGCAGGAGTGGGCCCAGGGGCAGGGCCGGCCCCTGCCGGCCTATCGCGTGGCGTCCCAGACCGGGTCCGACCATGCCCCGACATTTACGGTCGAGGTTTCCATCGAGGGCGTCGAACCCTTGACCGCCAGGGGGCGTTCGCGTCAGGACGCGGAAAAGGCGGCCGCGACCGCATTGTTGCAACGAGAAGGCGTGATTTGA
- a CDS encoding DoxX family protein — translation MKASPVVWTGRVLTGLFALFMLGASIYPKFFMPEVVAATMTTSGWTPDKTLLLGIIELACLVLYLIPRTALLGAVLMMGYLGGALATNLRVDNPLFSHTLFSVYLGLFMWGGLWLRNAQLRTIFPIMRAG, via the coding sequence GTGAAGGCCTCTCCCGTGGTCTGGACCGGCCGCGTGCTGACCGGCCTCTTTGCCCTCTTCATGCTTGGGGCATCGATCTATCCGAAATTCTTCATGCCCGAGGTCGTGGCCGCGACCATGACGACCAGCGGATGGACGCCGGACAAGACGCTGTTGCTGGGCATCATCGAACTGGCGTGTCTGGTCCTCTACCTGATCCCGCGCACGGCCCTGTTGGGTGCGGTTCTGATGATGGGCTATCTGGGCGGCGCGCTGGCGACGAACCTTCGCGTCGACAATCCCCTGTTCAGCCACACCCTGTTCAGCGTCTATCTGGGTCTGTTCATGTGGGGCGGGCTGTGGCTGAGGAACGCGCAGCTGCGGACGATCTTCCCGATCATGAGGGCGGGATAG
- the era gene encoding GTPase Era: MTEPQNPRAGFAAIIGAPNAGKSTLVNRLTGSKVSIVTQKVQTTRFPVRGIAMEGEAQIVLVDTPGIFTPRRRLDRAMVASAWGGAQDADVVVHLIDAASHIASEGKEGQAADRRSAEDTETIIANLKATDTQVILALNKIDGMRRDTLLALSHALFETGVYSEVYMISALSGDGVDDLKKRLALSMPEGHWLYPEDQSADVPIRVLAAEITREKVYLRVHEELPYSAAVETTAFDEKADGSARIEQTIYVERESQRPIVLGKGGQTLKWIGQKSREELTELLDRPVHLFLTVKVDPKWQDSRALYAQFGLDFDV, translated from the coding sequence TTGACCGAACCCCAGAACCCCCGCGCGGGCTTCGCCGCCATCATCGGCGCGCCCAATGCCGGCAAGTCCACGCTGGTAAACCGGCTGACGGGGTCCAAGGTCTCCATCGTCACCCAGAAGGTCCAGACGACGCGCTTTCCCGTGCGCGGCATCGCCATGGAGGGCGAGGCCCAGATCGTTCTGGTGGATACGCCCGGCATCTTCACCCCGCGGCGTCGGCTGGACCGGGCCATGGTCGCCTCGGCCTGGGGCGGAGCCCAGGACGCCGATGTGGTCGTTCATCTGATCGACGCCGCCTCGCATATCGCGTCCGAGGGCAAGGAAGGCCAGGCCGCCGACCGCCGCTCGGCCGAAGACACCGAGACCATCATCGCCAATCTGAAGGCGACCGACACCCAGGTCATTCTGGCCCTGAACAAGATCGACGGCATGCGTCGCGACACCCTGCTGGCCCTGTCGCACGCCCTGTTCGAAACGGGCGTCTATTCCGAGGTCTATATGATCTCGGCCCTGTCCGGCGACGGGGTCGACGACCTGAAGAAGCGGCTGGCCCTGTCCATGCCCGAAGGGCACTGGCTCTATCCCGAGGACCAGTCCGCCGATGTGCCCATCCGCGTGCTGGCCGCCGAGATCACCCGCGAGAAGGTCTATCTGCGCGTCCACGAGGAACTGCCCTATTCGGCAGCGGTCGAGACCACGGCCTTCGATGAAAAGGCCGACGGCTCCGCCCGCATCGAACAGACCATCTACGTCGAGCGCGAGAGCCAGCGCCCCATCGTGCTGGGCAAGGGCGGGCAGACCCTGAAATGGATCGGCCAGAAGTCGCGCGAGGAGCTGACCGAACTGCTGGATCGGCCGGTTCATCTGTTCCTGACGGTCAAGGTCGATCCGAAATGGCAGGACAGCCGGGCGCTCTATGCCCAGTTCGGGCTGGACTTCGACGTATAG
- a CDS encoding ArsR/SmtB family transcription factor, translating into MQPDLLSARFAALADPTRRAILARLAEGEASVNDLAAPFDMSLPAVSKHLKVLEKAGLISRGREAQWRPARLEPMALKGVAEWLDHYRRYWDSSFDRLETYLQKIQKGDPHGPRN; encoded by the coding sequence ATGCAACCCGACCTCCTCTCCGCCCGGTTCGCCGCCCTCGCCGACCCGACCCGTCGGGCCATCCTGGCGCGTCTGGCCGAGGGCGAGGCCAGTGTGAACGATCTCGCGGCACCTTTTGACATGAGTTTACCTGCCGTTTCCAAGCATCTGAAGGTTCTGGAAAAAGCGGGCCTGATTTCGCGCGGACGGGAAGCGCAATGGCGACCAGCGCGCTTGGAGCCGATGGCGCTGAAAGGCGTCGCCGAATGGCTGGACCACTACCGTCGATACTGGGACTCCAGCTTCGACCGCCTCGAAACCTACCTGCAGAAAATCCAGAAGGGGGATCCTCATGGTCCACGAAACTGA
- a CDS encoding VOC family protein has protein sequence MKLVTSLSFAGNCREAFEFYARVLGGKITAAMTYGDGPPGMEVPAAMKDWLMHCWLQVGDQALMGSDMHSDWATKINEPKNGFDVTFHTDSVEEARRVFEALSEGGTVAMAFSEMFWTPGFGTLTDRFGIPWMVNVSPAAGWKPGAPS, from the coding sequence ATGAAACTCGTGACGAGCCTGAGCTTCGCCGGAAATTGCCGGGAAGCCTTCGAATTCTACGCCCGGGTTCTGGGCGGCAAGATCACGGCTGCCATGACCTACGGCGACGGTCCGCCCGGGATGGAGGTGCCGGCCGCCATGAAGGACTGGCTGATGCACTGCTGGCTGCAGGTCGGCGATCAGGCCCTGATGGGTTCGGACATGCATTCGGACTGGGCCACGAAGATCAACGAGCCCAAGAACGGCTTCGATGTCACCTTCCATACCGACAGTGTCGAGGAAGCCCGCCGGGTGTTCGAGGCTCTATCCGAAGGCGGTACGGTCGCCATGGCGTTTTCGGAGATGTTCTGGACGCCCGGCTTTGGCACCCTGACCGACCGGTTCGGCATTCCCTGGATGGTCAACGTCTCGCCCGCCGCCGGCTGGAAGCCGGGAGCTCCGTCGTGA
- a CDS encoding SRPBCC family protein: MVHETETADPCVATGAHQHHLVLDRVLNGTAEKIWKAWMTPEILAQWFCPRPWTITDAVIEPEVGGRFAFVMHGPNGEVMPNDGVFLLAEPNRRWITTDAFVKGWLPAGLPFMSAEVALTPLPDGRTRYVATARHWNEATMKQHEAMGFHDGWGTVADQLNALLPTL; this comes from the coding sequence ATGGTCCACGAAACTGAGACGGCCGATCCGTGCGTCGCCACCGGCGCCCACCAGCATCACCTCGTCCTCGACCGCGTACTGAACGGTACGGCCGAAAAAATCTGGAAGGCGTGGATGACGCCGGAAATCCTCGCCCAATGGTTCTGCCCCAGGCCGTGGACGATCACCGACGCGGTGATCGAGCCCGAGGTCGGGGGTCGGTTCGCCTTCGTCATGCATGGTCCGAATGGTGAGGTCATGCCGAACGACGGCGTGTTCCTGCTGGCCGAACCCAATCGTCGATGGATCACCACGGATGCTTTCGTGAAGGGGTGGTTGCCCGCAGGCCTGCCGTTCATGTCGGCGGAAGTGGCGCTGACGCCTTTGCCCGACGGCCGGACCCGTTACGTCGCTACGGCCCGCCACTGGAACGAGGCCACCATGAAGCAGCATGAGGCGATGGGGTTCCACGACGGCTGGGGTACGGTCGCCGATCAGCTGAATGCCCTGTTGCCGACGCTCTGA
- a CDS encoding nuclear transport factor 2 family protein: MSLFMIFLAAAAVQTVPDPAEAQVAAVLDQLNVASAAADADAYFALYAPDARFVGTDAGEHWTLEELRGYVGPYFARGQGWSYPATSRVITVAPIECRCIAWFEEQLTNDTYGRTRGSGVMRLTDDGWKIEQYVLSLAVPNDLTSPIARIIRTYEAANQAPAP; the protein is encoded by the coding sequence ATGTCCCTGTTTATGATCTTTCTGGCGGCCGCCGCCGTCCAGACGGTGCCGGATCCGGCGGAAGCGCAAGTCGCTGCCGTCCTCGATCAACTGAACGTCGCTTCCGCGGCCGCCGACGCAGATGCCTATTTCGCCCTCTATGCCCCTGACGCCCGTTTCGTCGGGACCGACGCGGGCGAGCACTGGACGCTGGAGGAGCTGCGCGGTTACGTCGGTCCCTATTTTGCGCGCGGCCAGGGCTGGTCCTACCCGGCCACGTCGCGGGTCATCACCGTCGCCCCGATCGAATGCCGCTGCATCGCCTGGTTCGAGGAACAGCTGACCAACGACACCTATGGCCGCACGCGGGGTTCCGGCGTCATGCGCCTGACCGACGACGGCTGGAAGATCGAGCAATACGTCCTGAGCCTGGCCGTCCCGAACGATCTGACCAGCCCCATCGCCCGCATCATCAGGACATACGAAGCGGCGAATCAGGCCCCGGCCCCCTGA